In Herbinix luporum, a single window of DNA contains:
- a CDS encoding sigma-70 family RNA polymerase sigma factor, which translates to MQKDMQNDNSQYSPAYEIEDLIRQYGNDVLRIAYMYVKDIHTAEDIFQEVFIKVNNKLSTFGGYSSIKTWIVRITINTCKDYLKSAYKRRVVPMMEYQEDAIISDSDYEQIEKQDTSDLIKKSVLSLPAKYKDVVICIYFQDMSIAEAAKALNIAEGTVKSRLSRARSKLKNMLEGRVSDEF; encoded by the coding sequence ATGCAAAAGGACATGCAAAATGACAATTCACAATATTCTCCTGCATATGAGATAGAGGACTTAATCAGACAATATGGTAATGATGTACTTCGTATAGCTTATATGTATGTTAAGGATATCCATACTGCAGAAGATATATTTCAAGAGGTTTTTATAAAGGTAAATAATAAGCTTTCCACATTCGGTGGCTACTCTAGTATTAAAACATGGATAGTAAGAATTACTATTAATACATGCAAAGACTATTTGAAAAGTGCCTATAAGAGGAGAGTAGTCCCCATGATGGAATATCAGGAGGATGCCATCATAAGTGATTCTGATTACGAGCAGATTGAGAAGCAGGATACCAGTGATTTGATAAAGAAATCGGTTCTATCTTTGCCGGCTAAGTACAAAGATGTGGTAATATGTATTTATTTTCAGGATATGTCTATTGCAGAGGCTGCAAAAGCCCTTAATATAGCAGAAGGAACAGTTAAAAGTAGGCTTTCAAGAGCAAGAAGTAAATTAAAGAATATGTTAGAAGGGAGGGTATCAGATGAATTTTAA
- a CDS encoding DUF1622 domain-containing protein, whose translation MEQLHIWLDLLCETATLMFEFIGVIILILSGIIGIYNYIKKSPYTRLELAKGMALGLEFKMGGEILRTVGVTGWAEIGMVAGIILLRAALSFLIHWEIKAEEREFEALEKKEDK comes from the coding sequence ATGGAACAACTTCATATTTGGTTGGATTTATTATGTGAAACCGCTACTTTAATGTTTGAATTTATAGGGGTAATTATCTTAATACTTTCAGGAATTATAGGAATTTATAATTACATTAAGAAAAGTCCCTATACCAGATTGGAACTGGCAAAAGGAATGGCACTGGGCTTGGAATTTAAGATGGGAGGAGAGATTCTTAGGACTGTAGGTGTAACCGGTTGGGCAGAAATAGGTATGGTTGCCGGTATTATCCTCCTAAGAGCTGCATTATCATTCCTAATTCATTGGGAAATAAAGGCGGAAGAAAGAGAATTTGAAGCATTGGAGAAAAAAGAAGACAAATAA
- a CDS encoding ABC transporter ATP-binding protein translates to MNKKTKKFLSYYKPYLGLFMADMFFALLASSISLIYPMIVRYITNEILVKYDISESAPIIMKLLFVMLALAAIEFLSTFFTAYKGHMMGAKMEYDMRNDIFEHFQKLSFSFYDNQKIGQLMTRITNDLFDVTELCHHGPEDIIISSIKFIGAFFILININLPLTLLVFSFIPLMLVFALFMRGRMRRAFKRNREKIADINAQIEDNLSGIRVVKSFANEAVEMSKFKEGNNKFIDSKRNSYLNMGIFHSGLTLFTALINVAVIAGGGLFIAKKIINVGDLLTFLLYVNLLVDPVKKLINFTEQFQNGMSGFSRFYEILEIEPDIVDKPDAISLNEVKGEIEFKNVAFKYNDAKEDVFRNINLKVKAGEYIALVGSSGVGKTTMCSLIPRFYEVSEGLITIDGIDIKDIKLKSLRKNIGIVQQDVYLFAGTVMDNIRYGNANATEEDVIRAAKNANAHDFIMELPEGYYTDIGQRGVKLSGGQKQRLSIARVFLKNPPILIFDEATSSLDNESEKVVQESLEKLAKNRTTFVIAHRLSTIKNAQRIIVLAEDGIKETGTHEELLAKEGVYAGLYRLAYSSQE, encoded by the coding sequence ATGAATAAAAAGACGAAGAAGTTTTTGTCTTATTATAAACCATATCTTGGCTTATTTATGGCAGATATGTTCTTTGCCTTACTTGCATCGTCAATTTCATTGATTTATCCTATGATAGTCAGATATATTACAAATGAGATTTTGGTAAAGTACGATATTTCAGAGTCTGCACCAATAATTATGAAATTGCTTTTTGTCATGTTAGCTTTGGCAGCCATTGAATTTTTAAGTACTTTCTTTACAGCCTATAAAGGTCATATGATGGGTGCCAAGATGGAATATGATATGCGTAATGACATCTTTGAACATTTTCAGAAGCTATCTTTTAGTTTTTATGATAATCAAAAGATTGGTCAGCTGATGACTAGAATAACCAATGATTTATTTGATGTAACAGAACTATGCCATCATGGACCTGAGGATATTATTATATCTTCTATTAAATTTATAGGGGCCTTTTTCATCTTAATAAATATTAATCTGCCTTTGACTCTTTTAGTATTTTCTTTTATTCCTCTTATGTTAGTCTTTGCCTTGTTTATGAGAGGAAGAATGAGACGGGCCTTTAAAAGAAATAGGGAAAAGATTGCAGATATTAATGCCCAGATTGAGGACAACCTATCGGGAATCAGAGTTGTAAAATCTTTTGCCAATGAAGCTGTAGAAATGAGCAAGTTTAAGGAAGGCAACAATAAATTTATAGACAGTAAACGCAACAGCTACTTAAATATGGGAATATTCCATTCGGGACTCACTTTATTTACAGCCTTAATTAATGTTGCGGTTATAGCCGGAGGGGGCTTATTTATAGCTAAGAAGATTATAAATGTCGGAGATCTTTTGACCTTCCTGTTATATGTAAATTTATTGGTAGATCCTGTAAAGAAGCTTATTAACTTTACAGAGCAGTTCCAAAACGGTATGTCAGGCTTTAGCCGTTTTTATGAGATTTTAGAGATTGAACCGGATATTGTAGATAAACCGGATGCTATCTCCCTTAATGAGGTTAAGGGAGAAATTGAGTTTAAAAATGTGGCCTTCAAATACAATGATGCTAAAGAAGATGTCTTTAGAAATATTAATCTTAAGGTGAAGGCCGGTGAATATATAGCCTTAGTAGGATCCTCCGGTGTAGGTAAGACGACCATGTGTAGCCTAATACCTAGGTTTTATGAAGTTTCTGAAGGGCTTATTACTATAGACGGAATTGATATCAAAGATATTAAGCTGAAATCCCTAAGAAAGAATATAGGTATTGTGCAACAGGATGTTTATTTATTTGCCGGTACCGTAATGGATAATATCCGTTATGGTAATGCCAATGCCACAGAAGAAGATGTAATAAGGGCTGCAAAAAATGCCAATGCCCATGATTTTATAATGGAGCTTCCGGAAGGCTATTATACCGATATCGGCCAGCGGGGAGTTAAGTTATCGGGGGGACAAAAGCAAAGGCTTAGTATTGCCAGAGTATTTCTAAAAAATCCTCCCATTTTGATTTTTGACGAAGCAACTTCATCTTTAGATAATGAAAGTGAGAAAGTAGTACAAGAATCATTAGAAAAACTGGCGAAAAACCGAACAACTTTTGTTATAGCCCATAGATTATCGACTATTAAAAATGCTCAGAGAATTATAGTACTGGCAGAGGATGGAATAAAAGAAACCGGTACACATGAGGAATTATTAGCTAAAGAGGGAGTATATGCCGGACTTTATCGCTTGGCATATAGCTCTCAAGAGTAA